A part of Rhopalosiphum maidis isolate BTI-1 chromosome 3, ASM367621v3, whole genome shotgun sequence genomic DNA contains:
- the LOC113558474 gene encoding glutamate--cysteine ligase-like yields the protein MGEFPGLIPLIHSYLSSMEVDTDTHCTIQQYLKLISRRASGQIDTTASWIRRFIQEHPAYKRDSVVSDEINYDLLMTADGIQSGRISCPRLLGDCLLANSKTKETIPPAVQKVYSCTP from the exons ATGGGCGAATTCCCTGGTCTCATCCCATTAATTCACAGTTACTTGTCTAGCATGGAAGTTGACACAGACACGCATTGTACCATCCAACAGTATCTAAAGCTCATTTCGCGTCGTGCGTCCGGCCAAATCGACACGACAGCTAGTTGGATACGTCGGTTTATCCAAGAACATCCGGCGTACAA ACGAGATTCTGTCGTTAGCGATGAAATCAATTATGACCTATTAATGACGGCCGACGGCATCCAGTCTGGTCGCATTTCTTGTCCTCGACTTTTGGGAGACTGTCTGCTAGCCAACTCAAAAACAAAGGAAACAATACCGCCGGCCGTGCAAAAGGTATATTCTTGTACTCCGTAG